Part of the Coccinella septempunctata chromosome 3, icCocSept1.1, whole genome shotgun sequence genome is shown below.
AGTTTGTCCTTAGTTTGTAATCGTTAGTCactcaaaataatttatttgaaatagatttattcaatgaaaagaaCTAAGGAAGGTACTGAATCTTGTTTTTCAAATATTAGGTATTATTTGAGGACTTACCCGATGGTACTTCAACATCAGTTCCTTCAGCATCAGAATCCACGTTAACAGTAGCAGTCACGTCCGAATTATCACATTTGTCGTCTTCCGTCGGCAAATTTGTTTTCGATTCTGACGAAGAGCACTTAGATGGTCCGGCACTTGAAATACTTTGAAAATTAGCACTAGCACCATGTTCACTGAAGGAATCGCTCTCCTGGCTTGAAACCGATGGTGATTTGATATTGAGACACAATTCCGCCTCTTTGAGGATGACGTCCATCGATTCTCTAGCCAGCAATTCGCGGGACAAATCGGCAAAAGAGTCATGGAGTGCACTTTCAGTGCTACGTGGAGAGCACGTGTATTCTTCCACAGACGATGAGTTGTCGCTGACGCTCCGGGCGAATCGTTTTGAGAACGGGGATAGATCGAGAAAATCGGCCGGATTTTCCTTTTTCGCCGTGGAAACCTCGTAACAGGTACCTCCGCTAGTGTTGAACTTCCTGGGCTTTTGGGAAGTCTTCGCATCGTCGATAGGCACATCACTTTCCGTCGCGCTGTTTTTTCTAACGTTGccccgtttttcattttccataaTTCCATTTTTCTGCGTGCAGATGACGATGGGTACCGACGCGAACTGGACCGTTTCGGCGCGTTCCTGCGAACTAAAACCAATTTTATCGAAGTAGGAACGATCGCAAAAAATCTCCTCCAAGCGTTGAGTCACCGCGAATGTCGAAGTGCCGGATGAATCACGTGTCCGTTTCCCGAGAAACGTTACATCCGATTTTCTCGAATCCAGCAGATGTTGGAGCAGCCGagagtttttcgaattttccccgTCGCTATTTTCGAGACGGGGACCGCAGCGGGGGCCTATTTTGAAAACGGTCGCGTCCGGACTGTCGACGACAGTGGCGCCAACGCTAGATGCACCGGTGGCCGTCGGCGGGCGACGGGCGAGCTGATTCATTGAGTAATTTCTTGGAAAAAATGATTTCGGTGTATGATCTCCGGATAGGCGTTCTTCGGAATCGAGAGCTGGGTAAAACCCGCGGCCGGTGAGGTGTTGGATCTCTTCGGTGCCGCTACTCATTCATACGCAACGGTGAATGAACATCGGCTGCATACGCATCGTTGCAACTTGCGAATATCACCGACAATTTAATGGAATACATACACTTTTCTCCCCTCAACCATTTCGAACAAAGATTAAAACATCTATAGTCCCAATAACTAATCGTTACTGAAGGTATGGCTTGGTTCCCCGAAATAGGATGGCCTCTATTTTCGAATCTCATTGGGTCCGGCTCCTTATGGGCGGTGTTAAgccaattttgaattatttatttatgtaaCTTTTTGGCATTTCACAGTCGCTGCGAACAAAACGAACCGCAAAGTTGCCCATAACTCTTTGTAGAAGATAATTTCATCTTTCATTATGCCGCACTGGTTGACCTTCTGACACAATCTTATTGGCGTCAGATTAAGGTTATTCTTTAGCCACCCCGATTGATGGCATTTCCCAGAATCTTTATTACCTAAGCGATGGTCTCGATCAAAAAAACGCTTCTTATTAAATCGCTTAGAGTCATTCGGTGCAACTGTGCGctcttttgcctttcaagccataccctgtttcaaatgttgaagctaggaaaattaaaacatgtacataagatagagaattttctatctataaaaaagcatcaaaaagcaaacaatcAAAAACGTtctttttccacaaaaaaaattcaatagtgaaagtcgaagtgcgttcacatgccccgtattgcgggtaagtgtgcgcacccttacggggtaagtgaacgcagtgcttaatgaaccacacaatcgaaacaaattacaaaataatgtcatcaaaatgttacaatattagagaaatgctgtttattgtcaatacagaagcgcctttttacaagcacttcATTATTGTTTGtaccaccattcctggtgaacacaacaatTCATACATTCCCCtattggtggctcttcatatttttctgaacaaataggacaa
Proteins encoded:
- the LOC123310371 gene encoding DNA-binding protein D-ETS-6-like, with the protein product MSSGTEEIQHLTGRGFYPALDSEERLSGDHTPKSFFPRNYSMNQLARRPPTATGASSVGATVVDSPDATVFKIGPRCGPRLENSDGENSKNSRLLQHLLDSRKSDVTFLGKRTRDSSGTSTFAVTQRLEEIFCDRSYFDKIGFSSQERAETVQFASVPIVICTQKNGIMENEKRGNVRKNSATESDVPIDDAKTSQKPRKFNTSGGTCYEVSTAKKENPADFLDLSPFSKRFARSVSDNSSSVEEYTCSPRSTESALHDSFADLSRELLARESMDVILKEAELCLNIKSPSVSSQESDSFSEHGASANFQSISSAGPSKCSSSESKTNLPTEDDKCDNSDVTATVNVDSDAEGTDVEVPSDPLEWSSVHIASWLAWCSRKFGLAPKPDPCRFPGSGQELCDLTMQDFENNAGSERSGKILAKHIAHLRHSISGRASSPLNVECKVFEDSEDEEEKDPYHILNSASSRLVAQGSGQIQLWQFLLELLGDSSNAACIAWEGTNGEFKLTDPDEVARRWGERKSKPNMNYDKLSRALRYYYDKNIMSKVHGKRYAYKFDFHGLMAACQTQGQGQTDVMPTYHKYQQHQNDLGAALYPSAPPAPPKLPSILPPTTQHSQSGFFSPPSYWPYSHGSFDPRGPFT